Proteins from a genomic interval of Nocardia sp. BMG51109:
- a CDS encoding ABC transporter permease has translation MTNTPTTSPWRFGLPLGGAAVAVGLWWLGTTVPAADGSMVSRFAPQHAVPAIGDLAARGVLMDDIVTSVGRLLTGLLIAGVAGAVVGIAVGSSDRADRATRPVFQFLRMVSPLSWAPVAIGLFGIGDRPVYFLVAAAAVWPIVLNTAQGVRGIDPGHRLVARSLGATRRELFVTVTVPAVRPHLLTGLRLALGIGWVVLVPAEMLGVTSGLGYQILNSRDQLAYDQVMAVILVIGALGYLLDTLTRWALTPRTP, from the coding sequence GTGACGAACACACCGACGACATCCCCGTGGCGATTCGGCCTCCCGCTGGGCGGGGCGGCCGTGGCGGTCGGGCTGTGGTGGCTGGGCACGACCGTGCCGGCGGCCGACGGAAGCATGGTGTCGCGGTTCGCACCGCAACACGCCGTCCCGGCCATCGGCGACCTCGCCGCGCGGGGCGTCCTGATGGACGACATCGTCACCAGCGTCGGCCGTCTGCTGACGGGATTACTGATCGCCGGCGTGGCCGGTGCGGTCGTCGGCATCGCGGTCGGCTCGTCGGACCGGGCCGACCGCGCCACCCGTCCGGTCTTCCAGTTCCTGCGCATGGTCTCGCCGCTGTCGTGGGCGCCGGTCGCGATCGGGCTGTTCGGCATCGGGGACCGCCCGGTGTACTTTCTCGTCGCCGCCGCCGCGGTGTGGCCGATCGTGCTCAACACCGCGCAGGGCGTGCGCGGCATCGATCCCGGCCACCGGCTGGTCGCCCGCTCGCTCGGCGCCACCCGCCGCGAGCTGTTCGTGACCGTGACCGTCCCGGCCGTGCGCCCGCACCTGCTGACCGGCCTGCGGCTCGCGCTCGGCATCGGCTGGGTGGTGCTGGTTCCGGCCGAAATGCTCGGGGTCACCTCGGGTCTGGGCTACCAGATCCTCAACTCCCGCGATCAGCTCGCCTACGACCAGGTGATGGCGGTGATCCTGGTGATCGGGGCGCTCGGCTATCTCCTCGACACTCTGACCCGCTGGGCGCTGACCCCGCGTACCCCGTGA
- a CDS encoding TetR/AcrR family transcriptional regulator, producing the protein MTPPSSPSPSERLLATAALLFAAEGIRAVGIDRLISEAGVARASLYQAFGSKDQLITEYLRRQHDIDRRAWQAAARDAGANPVDQVLALFDCAAKAAKRRRYAGCLYLNAAAEFPDRTHPVHGAVGEHRRWVREEVGRLLAAAGLAGASDIAKSVQLLYDGGLTGSKLDRSVAPIHRAESMARTLIDAATRPDPAT; encoded by the coding sequence ATGACACCGCCGAGCTCGCCATCGCCGTCCGAACGTCTGCTGGCTACCGCGGCCCTGCTGTTCGCGGCGGAGGGTATCCGGGCCGTCGGTATCGATCGGCTGATCAGCGAGGCCGGCGTGGCCCGCGCCAGCCTGTATCAGGCCTTCGGCTCGAAGGATCAGCTGATCACGGAGTACCTGCGGCGCCAGCACGACATCGACCGGCGCGCCTGGCAGGCGGCCGCGCGCGACGCCGGTGCGAATCCGGTGGACCAGGTGCTGGCACTGTTCGACTGTGCGGCCAAGGCCGCCAAGCGACGCCGCTACGCCGGATGCCTGTATCTCAATGCGGCAGCGGAGTTTCCCGATCGCACCCATCCGGTGCACGGGGCCGTCGGGGAGCATCGCCGGTGGGTGCGCGAGGAGGTCGGCCGGCTGCTCGCCGCCGCCGGCCTCGCCGGTGCGTCCGATATCGCCAAGTCGGTACAGCTGCTCTACGACGGCGGCCTGACCGGTTCCAAGCTGGACCGTTCCGTAGCGCCGATCCACCGCGCCGAGTCCATGGCCCGCACGCTCATCGACGCGGCCACCCGGCCGGACCCCGCAACATGA
- a CDS encoding putative leader peptide: MRGGHGGQHNHCSCRPNVLSASVSRVNLFALVQRRHVDLQRVASAACL; this comes from the coding sequence GTGCGTGGTGGGCATGGCGGACAGCATAACCATTGCTCTTGCAGACCGAACGTTCTATCCGCTAGCGTGAGTCGGGTGAACCTTTTCGCGCTGGTCCAGCGTCGGCATGTCGACCTGCAACGGGTCGCCAGCGCCGCCTGTCTGTAG
- a CDS encoding DUF4242 domain-containing protein → MSLYLFEVVPSTADRTGARQVLEQIAKAAAAAGVDLIEAQVTADHGRVFAVVEATAETAARPVLDGLSAAGRDVSGPDEVRLVGADPDELKAARPHAGYLVEWDLPEDLDMETYLARKQAKAPRYADVPEVSFLRTYVREDMDKCLCFYDGPDEGAVRSARRAVDTPVDRLHALEDPECGG, encoded by the coding sequence ATGTCGCTGTATCTGTTCGAAGTCGTGCCCTCGACCGCCGACCGCACCGGCGCCCGGCAGGTGCTGGAGCAGATCGCGAAGGCGGCCGCCGCGGCGGGTGTCGACCTGATCGAAGCACAGGTCACCGCCGATCACGGCCGGGTGTTCGCGGTGGTCGAGGCCACCGCCGAGACCGCGGCGCGGCCCGTGCTCGACGGCCTGTCGGCGGCCGGCCGGGACGTGTCCGGTCCCGACGAGGTGCGGCTCGTCGGCGCCGATCCGGACGAACTGAAGGCGGCCCGGCCGCACGCCGGATACCTCGTCGAATGGGATCTTCCCGAGGACCTCGACATGGAGACCTACCTGGCCCGGAAGCAGGCCAAGGCGCCGCGGTACGCCGACGTGCCGGAGGTCAGCTTCCTGCGCACCTACGTGCGCGAGGACATGGACAAATGTCTGTGTTTCTACGACGGCCCCGACGAGGGCGCGGTGCGGTCGGCGCGCCGGGCGGTCGACACCCCGGTCGATCGGCTGCACGCGCTCGAGGATCCGGAGTGCGGCGGATGA
- a CDS encoding response regulator transcription factor has protein sequence MIQTQQVTVVRGPRELYERTSHLFERTTGSLDCAAKDLVTWHNARHDSIRAGVALRKLYRPSALLDPSLSQHLHTMVERGAGVRISDEEISETIILDRKVAILAGDTSHGERSYSIVAVPEVVHGVLSLFDAAWRAATDFAVYDRDAAELRRLAPRILDHLNTGATDEAAARALDLSVRTYRRRVAELMAALGASSRFQAGARAQELGLI, from the coding sequence ATGATCCAGACGCAGCAGGTCACCGTCGTGCGCGGCCCCCGCGAGCTCTACGAGCGCACCTCGCACCTGTTCGAGCGCACCACCGGCAGCCTCGACTGTGCCGCCAAGGACCTGGTGACCTGGCACAACGCCCGGCACGACAGCATCCGCGCCGGCGTCGCGCTGCGGAAACTCTATCGGCCCTCGGCGCTGCTGGACCCGTCGCTGTCGCAGCACCTGCACACCATGGTCGAGCGCGGGGCGGGCGTGCGCATCAGCGACGAGGAGATCAGCGAGACCATCATCCTGGACCGGAAGGTGGCCATCCTCGCGGGCGACACCTCGCACGGCGAGCGCAGCTACAGCATCGTCGCCGTGCCGGAGGTCGTGCACGGGGTGCTGTCGCTGTTCGACGCGGCGTGGCGCGCGGCCACGGACTTCGCCGTCTACGACCGCGACGCCGCCGAGTTGCGCCGCCTCGCCCCGCGGATCCTCGACCACCTCAACACCGGCGCCACCGACGAGGCCGCCGCCCGCGCGCTCGACCTGTCGGTGCGCACCTATCGCCGCCGCGTCGCCGAACTCATGGCCGCGCTGGGCGCGAGTTCACGTTTCCAGGCCGGCGCCCGCGCCCAGGAACTCGGCTTGATCTGA
- a CDS encoding TetR/AcrR family transcriptional regulator: MPTTHDRALPAERLLDAASDLFAREGIRAVGVDRILQQAKVARASLYQTYGSKDALIEAYLRRQDDHDRATYRRTAARTPDPAQRILLVFDLAAKAARRRDFRGCLYLNAATEFPDARHPVRSVVRDHRAWLDALWTAALTELGIPDPAARAAELAVLYDGGLAGSKATRSVAPILLAKDMAAAVLRTA; encoded by the coding sequence ATGCCCACCACGCACGACCGCGCGCTCCCGGCCGAACGGCTCCTCGACGCGGCCTCCGATCTCTTCGCCCGGGAAGGGATCCGGGCCGTCGGCGTGGACCGAATCCTGCAGCAGGCCAAGGTCGCTCGCGCCAGCCTCTATCAGACCTACGGCTCCAAGGACGCGCTGATCGAGGCGTATCTGCGCCGCCAGGACGACCACGACCGCGCGACCTACCGGCGCACCGCCGCCCGGACCCCCGACCCCGCGCAACGCATCCTGCTGGTGTTCGACCTCGCCGCCAAGGCGGCCCGCCGCCGCGACTTCCGCGGCTGCCTCTACCTCAACGCCGCCACCGAGTTCCCCGATGCCCGCCACCCCGTCCGCTCCGTGGTGCGCGACCATCGCGCGTGGCTCGACGCCCTGTGGACCGCCGCCCTCACCGAACTCGGCATCCCGGATCCGGCCGCACGCGCGGCCGAACTCGCCGTCCTCTACGACGGCGGGCTCGCGGGCTCGAAGGCGACCCGCAGCGTCGCCCCCATCCTGCTGGCCAAGGACATGGCCGCCGCGGTGCTGCGAACTGCCTGA
- a CDS encoding ABC transporter substrate-binding protein: MTAGWTRRAALRAGLGVGVAGGIAGIADLAPGGTGGRGGGSLRIGYLPITDAAPLLVGHEQGYFARAGLATERPVLFRGWESLAQAFLTGAVDVVHLLMPFAVQLRYALGADITVLGWNHTNGSAVTVAPDVRELGQLAGRSLAIPFWWSIHNVMVQRMLRAAGLRPVVREDPSARAGTVRLVVLSPADMLPALHTGTIGAYVVADPFNAAAEAEHAGRILRFVGDAWRDHACCVVVVRGELVRTAPDRVQALTDGLVAAQRGISGDRRAAAGLLSRSRYLPQPLPAITRALTYPEPTATAAHPGWQGQRIGFAPYPFPSFTDSLVDAMRDTVVDGDRGFLDGIGGRTAHRELVDDRFVRHSLTDLGGPAVFGLPPSLTRIEEIRP, translated from the coding sequence GTGACGGCCGGGTGGACCCGGCGCGCCGCGCTGCGCGCCGGGCTGGGAGTGGGCGTCGCCGGCGGCATCGCGGGCATCGCCGATCTCGCACCGGGCGGTACCGGTGGCCGCGGCGGCGGCTCGCTGCGCATCGGGTACCTGCCGATCACCGATGCCGCGCCGCTGCTGGTCGGCCACGAACAGGGGTATTTCGCCCGCGCCGGGCTCGCGACCGAACGTCCGGTGTTGTTCCGCGGCTGGGAGTCGCTGGCGCAGGCGTTCCTGACGGGGGCGGTGGATGTGGTGCACCTGCTGATGCCGTTCGCGGTGCAGCTGCGGTATGCGCTCGGCGCGGACATCACCGTGCTGGGGTGGAATCACACCAACGGCTCCGCGGTCACCGTCGCACCGGATGTGCGCGAGCTCGGGCAGCTGGCCGGGCGCTCGCTGGCGATCCCGTTCTGGTGGTCGATCCACAACGTGATGGTGCAGCGGATGCTGCGCGCCGCGGGGCTGCGGCCGGTCGTGCGCGAGGACCCGTCGGCCCGTGCCGGAACGGTCCGGCTGGTCGTGCTCAGCCCGGCGGATATGCTGCCGGCCCTGCACACCGGGACCATCGGCGCCTATGTGGTCGCGGACCCGTTCAACGCCGCCGCCGAGGCCGAGCACGCCGGGCGGATCCTGCGGTTCGTCGGCGACGCCTGGCGCGACCACGCCTGCTGCGTGGTGGTGGTCCGCGGCGAGCTCGTGCGCACCGCACCCGATCGGGTGCAGGCCCTCACCGACGGGCTGGTCGCCGCGCAGCGCGGCATCTCGGGCGACCGGCGGGCGGCGGCCGGCCTGCTGTCGCGCAGTCGCTATCTGCCGCAACCACTTCCGGCGATCACCCGGGCCCTCACCTATCCGGAGCCGACCGCGACCGCGGCGCACCCCGGCTGGCAGGGCCAGCGCATCGGATTCGCCCCGTACCCGTTCCCGAGCTTCACCGACAGCCTCGTGGACGCCATGCGCGACACCGTGGTCGACGGCGACCGCGGCTTCCTGGACGGCATCGGCGGGCGCACCGCGCACCGAGAACTCGTCGACGACCGATTCGTCCGGCATTCCCTCACCGATCTCGGCGGTCCCGCCGTATTCGGACTCCCCCCGTCCCTCACCCGCATCGAAGAGATCCGACCGTGA
- a CDS encoding oxidoreductase, translated as MTETLAARAAGEGRLGSFRVNRMGYGTMKLTGWPEGKQPARETALAVLRRAVELGVNHIDTSQFYDRDGLNANELIREALHPYPDGLVLVTKFAAFDPGLTPDGLRKNVEINLETLGLDRLDVVNLRVGDAAAPAEGSLAEPLTALARLQEEGLIKHLGISNVTRRQFDQARDLAPFVCVQNAYNVAMRDADPLIDACEQAGIAFTPFFPVGGFQPLTAEHLDIVAKRHDASPQQVALAWLLARSPSILLIPGTSDPKHLEENIAAASLKLTDDDLALIG; from the coding sequence ATGACAGAGACACTGGCGGCCCGCGCGGCGGGCGAAGGACGTTTGGGATCGTTCCGGGTGAACCGGATGGGCTACGGCACCATGAAGCTGACCGGCTGGCCCGAGGGGAAGCAGCCGGCCCGCGAGACGGCGCTGGCAGTGCTGCGCCGCGCGGTGGAACTGGGCGTGAACCACATCGACACCTCGCAGTTCTACGACCGCGACGGCCTGAATGCCAACGAGCTGATCCGCGAGGCATTGCACCCGTACCCGGACGGCCTGGTCCTGGTCACCAAGTTCGCCGCGTTCGATCCGGGACTCACCCCCGACGGCCTGCGCAAGAACGTCGAGATCAACCTCGAGACGCTCGGCCTGGACCGGCTCGACGTGGTGAACCTGCGCGTCGGCGACGCCGCCGCACCGGCGGAAGGCTCCCTGGCGGAGCCACTGACCGCCCTGGCTCGATTGCAGGAGGAAGGGCTGATCAAGCACCTGGGCATATCGAATGTCACCCGGCGACAGTTCGATCAGGCCCGCGACCTCGCACCGTTCGTCTGCGTGCAGAACGCCTACAACGTCGCGATGCGCGATGCCGACCCGCTGATCGACGCGTGCGAACAGGCCGGAATCGCATTCACCCCCTTCTTCCCCGTCGGCGGCTTCCAGCCCCTGACGGCCGAGCACCTCGACATCGTCGCGAAGCGCCACGACGCGTCGCCACAGCAGGTGGCGCTGGCGTGGCTGCTGGCCCGTTCCCCCTCGATCCTGTTGATCCCCGGCACCTCGGATCCGAAGCACCTGGAGGAGAACATCGCCGCCGCGAGCCTGAAGCTCACCGACGACGATCTGGCCCTGATCGGCTGA
- a CDS encoding 3,4-dihydroxy-2-butanone-4-phosphate synthase, with amino-acid sequence MSGAAPGMPAGGGIAIALSAIRAGRTVLMIDDLGDRTIGVLVTAAGHVTVDAVKFMATVARGPVCVAMRAALLDALEIPPADVPVPGNGRTVFRAPVDLATATAPAASAEGRAETVRALVDIRSAAGDFIRPGQVVPIECDAGAPAWGGIAEAAADLAELAGLTPAGVLCPVRGPDGGFARGFELAGLSRGARLPVVAVSGLIEYRRRYRADRRDTESAPPMPEG; translated from the coding sequence GTGAGCGGCGCCGCGCCGGGGATGCCCGCGGGTGGCGGAATCGCGATCGCGTTGTCGGCGATCCGGGCGGGGCGGACGGTGCTCATGATCGACGACCTCGGGGACCGGACGATCGGGGTGCTGGTGACGGCCGCGGGCCACGTGACCGTCGACGCGGTGAAATTCATGGCGACCGTTGCCCGAGGACCGGTCTGCGTGGCGATGCGGGCGGCGCTACTGGACGCGCTCGAGATCCCGCCCGCCGATGTGCCGGTGCCGGGCAACGGCCGCACCGTTTTTCGTGCCCCGGTCGACCTGGCCACGGCGACGGCTCCGGCCGCGAGTGCCGAGGGTCGCGCGGAGACGGTCCGCGCGCTCGTCGATATCCGCAGCGCCGCCGGGGATTTCATCCGCCCGGGACAGGTGGTTCCGATCGAATGCGACGCCGGCGCGCCGGCCTGGGGCGGCATCGCCGAGGCCGCTGCCGACCTGGCCGAACTCGCCGGACTGACCCCGGCGGGCGTGCTGTGCCCGGTGCGCGGCCCCGACGGCGGATTCGCGCGCGGTTTCGAACTGGCCGGACTCAGTCGCGGTGCCCGGCTTCCCGTCGTCGCCGTCTCCGGGCTGATCGAGTATCGCCGGCGGTACCGGGCCGACCGGCGGGACACCGAATCCGCGCCGCCGATGCCCGAGGGCTGA
- a CDS encoding TetR/AcrR family transcriptional regulator, which yields MREESARAAAAGDRRVHRTRAALFAAAVRLVSEHGTTSISVTELADAAGVSRQVVYLHFGDRESLFAAAAMDLAERELYPLFAELDQGSLRMRILSAAQHLSRYHRFFRALVTGPCAFAVRAAAVRSFEALHGRATVPVFDETGPPDAAVTATFLVGGAMAVIDDWLLADAHEPDPQILTDRLLAVIAYLGHRPPATFGSGLESDIR from the coding sequence ATGCGAGAAGAGTCGGCGCGGGCCGCGGCGGCCGGCGACCGCCGCGTGCACCGCACCCGTGCGGCCCTGTTCGCGGCCGCCGTACGGCTCGTGTCGGAGCACGGCACGACCTCGATCTCGGTCACGGAACTGGCCGACGCGGCGGGCGTGAGCCGCCAGGTCGTGTATCTCCACTTCGGCGACCGGGAATCGCTGTTCGCCGCGGCCGCAATGGATCTCGCCGAGCGGGAGCTGTATCCGCTGTTCGCCGAGCTGGATCAGGGCAGCCTGCGGATGCGGATCCTGTCGGCCGCCCAGCACCTGTCCCGCTATCACCGGTTCTTCCGGGCGCTGGTCACCGGACCGTGCGCGTTCGCCGTCAGAGCGGCGGCAGTCCGCTCGTTCGAGGCCCTGCACGGCCGCGCCACGGTGCCGGTCTTCGACGAGACGGGACCACCGGACGCGGCCGTCACCGCCACCTTTCTCGTCGGCGGCGCCATGGCGGTCATCGACGACTGGCTGCTGGCCGACGCCCACGAGCCCGACCCTCAGATCCTGACCGACCGCCTCCTGGCGGTAATCGCATACCTCGGCCATCGGCCTCCGGCTACGTTCGGATCAGGGCTCGAGAGCGATATCCGGTAG
- a CDS encoding NAD(P)-dependent alcohol dehydrogenase, with amino-acid sequence MRALQLTGPGTMEVREVPVPEVGPNDLLVRVGAVGICHSDLYVLELPFALPNPLIMGHEVAGTVAAVGSAVGGIAEGERGLIYLCWSCGMCRECVSGNENVCRAAGRTAMPPCPGLGPDGGMAEYIRVPASSFVAIGDDLEFGAAAPLADAALTSYHAVRGAREQLYPGATAVCIGIGGLGHVAVQILKTTDAVRVIAVDVGPDKLELAAECGADLGLLAGADTAAEILELTGGRGAEAVFDFVGTDATAGLAVRAVAPNGAYRMVGLGGGAPELTAGPAGGPGWPWGATVRKSYGGTKSDLIAAVELARAGRVRVAVERFDLTEGRVAFDRLARGEIRGRAVLIP; translated from the coding sequence ATGCGGGCCTTGCAGTTGACCGGGCCGGGCACGATGGAGGTGCGGGAGGTGCCCGTACCGGAGGTGGGGCCCAACGATCTGCTGGTGCGGGTCGGGGCGGTCGGGATCTGCCATTCGGATCTGTACGTGCTCGAACTGCCGTTCGCGCTGCCGAATCCGCTCATCATGGGGCACGAGGTAGCGGGGACCGTCGCCGCGGTGGGTAGTGCCGTCGGCGGGATCGCCGAGGGGGAGCGCGGGCTGATTTACCTGTGCTGGTCGTGCGGGATGTGCCGGGAGTGCGTGAGCGGCAACGAGAATGTGTGCCGGGCCGCGGGACGGACCGCCATGCCGCCGTGCCCGGGGCTCGGGCCGGACGGTGGTATGGCCGAGTATATCCGGGTGCCCGCAAGCTCTTTCGTGGCGATCGGTGACGATCTCGAATTCGGTGCCGCGGCACCGCTGGCCGATGCGGCGCTCACGTCGTACCACGCCGTCCGGGGCGCGCGGGAGCAGCTGTATCCCGGTGCGACCGCGGTGTGTATCGGGATCGGCGGGCTCGGGCACGTGGCCGTGCAGATTCTGAAGACGACCGACGCCGTGCGCGTGATCGCCGTCGACGTCGGGCCGGACAAGCTGGAGCTGGCGGCCGAATGCGGCGCCGATCTCGGCCTGCTCGCCGGCGCCGACACCGCCGCGGAAATTCTGGAACTGACCGGGGGCCGCGGCGCGGAGGCCGTCTTCGACTTCGTCGGCACCGACGCCACCGCGGGGCTGGCCGTGCGGGCCGTCGCGCCGAACGGCGCCTACCGGATGGTCGGACTCGGCGGCGGCGCACCGGAACTCACCGCGGGGCCGGCCGGTGGGCCGGGCTGGCCGTGGGGCGCCACGGTACGAAAGTCCTACGGCGGCACCAAGAGTGACCTCATCGCCGCGGTGGAGCTGGCTCGGGCCGGGCGGGTGCGGGTCGCCGTGGAACGGTTCGATCTCACCGAGGGCCGTGTGGCATTCGATCGGTTGGCGCGCGGGGAGATTCGCGGGCGCGCGGTGCTGATTCCGTGA
- a CDS encoding acyl-CoA dehydrogenase family protein has translation MSAPDTISVADFFAERARPVDTGAADVRDGLRYLGDRDLLALGAGSDGGADLVAAVELLESVAGECLSSAFALWAHRMVLEYLARAEDRGVAGRVAEPLRCGELTGATAMATALRDVAGLAPVPVSAEASGGGLRLRGRIPWASNLFPDAVVVLPVRLPEQGRAVVVTRVGTAGMTVERSPELLALNGTASSSVRLQDVRVPPDAVLSTDLRAFVDSFRRPFLLLQTAFCAGLARRCLTEARAASADTGSEFGADLSEQQASVGGLRKSLRELASDTRGTGAADFVRLRLAGARAAVAASRLEASVRGGAGYVAASGTSRRLREAAFLPIQAPTEGHLRWELSRSG, from the coding sequence ATGAGCGCACCGGACACGATCTCGGTCGCGGACTTCTTCGCCGAGCGGGCGCGGCCGGTCGACACCGGCGCGGCCGATGTCCGCGACGGCCTGCGCTATCTCGGCGATCGAGATCTGCTGGCGCTGGGCGCCGGAAGCGACGGTGGCGCCGATCTGGTGGCGGCCGTGGAACTGCTCGAGTCCGTGGCGGGCGAGTGCCTGAGTTCGGCGTTCGCGCTGTGGGCACACCGGATGGTCCTGGAATATCTTGCGCGAGCGGAGGATCGCGGTGTCGCCGGGCGCGTGGCCGAGCCACTGCGGTGCGGCGAGCTCACCGGCGCCACCGCCATGGCCACCGCGCTGCGCGATGTCGCGGGCCTGGCTCCGGTCCCGGTCTCGGCCGAGGCGTCCGGGGGCGGGCTGCGGCTGCGCGGCCGGATCCCCTGGGCGTCGAACCTGTTTCCGGACGCCGTCGTGGTCCTCCCGGTCCGGCTGCCCGAGCAGGGGCGAGCCGTGGTGGTGACCCGCGTCGGCACCGCGGGAATGACGGTGGAGCGGTCGCCGGAGTTGTTGGCGCTCAACGGCACCGCATCGTCGTCGGTGCGATTGCAGGACGTGCGGGTGCCGCCGGACGCGGTGCTGAGCACGGATCTGCGGGCATTCGTCGACTCGTTCCGGCGGCCGTTTCTCCTGTTGCAGACGGCATTCTGCGCCGGTCTGGCCCGCCGCTGCCTGACGGAGGCGCGAGCGGCGTCGGCGGACACCGGATCCGAGTTCGGCGCCGACCTGTCGGAGCAACAGGCGAGCGTCGGAGGTCTCCGGAAATCTTTGCGGGAGCTGGCTTCCGACACTCGCGGCACGGGCGCCGCGGACTTCGTCCGGTTGCGTCTGGCCGGGGCCCGGGCGGCGGTGGCGGCCTCGCGGCTGGAGGCGAGCGTGCGCGGCGGGGCGGGATACGTGGCCGCCAGCGGTACCAGCAGGCGACTGCGCGAGGCCGCATTCCTCCCGATCCAAGCGCCCACGGAAGGACATCTGCGGTGGGAACTGTCGCGCTCCGGCTGA
- a CDS encoding ABC transporter ATP-binding protein, with product MGTVALRLSGGHKSYAGRPVLTGVDLELEFGGRLAILGPTGAGKSTLLRILAGLEPPDGGALVTDPDATRATVFQRPLLLPWLTVRENIELGGRYRANRERFDPAGIAGLLALLGLADLADMRPDRLSGGQAQRVAIARALAVRPRVLLLDEPFSALDPATRTDLRRRLRDSLDRLSVSMVLITHDVDEALYLADTVAVLDGSGSIRSIEVTAHDGDGEHPLRETLLAEYRSQLGAAG from the coding sequence GTGGGAACTGTCGCGCTCCGGCTGAGCGGCGGGCACAAGTCCTATGCCGGCCGGCCCGTCCTGACCGGTGTCGATCTCGAGCTCGAATTCGGCGGGCGGCTGGCGATTCTCGGCCCCACCGGTGCGGGAAAGTCGACGTTGCTGCGCATCCTGGCGGGCCTGGAGCCGCCGGACGGCGGCGCTCTGGTGACCGATCCCGACGCGACCAGGGCCACCGTATTCCAGCGGCCGCTGCTGCTGCCGTGGCTGACCGTCCGCGAGAACATCGAGCTGGGCGGCCGCTACCGCGCGAACCGCGAGCGCTTCGATCCGGCGGGCATCGCCGGGCTGCTGGCCCTGCTCGGCCTCGCCGACCTCGCCGATATGCGGCCGGACCGGCTCTCCGGCGGGCAAGCCCAGCGCGTGGCGATCGCGCGGGCGCTCGCGGTCCGGCCCCGCGTGCTGCTGCTGGACGAACCGTTCAGCGCCCTGGACCCGGCCACCCGGACGGACCTGCGGCGCCGGCTGCGCGACAGCCTGGACCGGCTGTCCGTGTCGATGGTCCTGATCACCCACGACGTGGACGAGGCGCTCTACCTGGCCGATACCGTCGCGGTGCTCGACGGCTCGGGATCGATCCGGTCGATCGAGGTGACCGCGCACGACGGAGACGGCGAGCATCCGCTGCGGGAAACGCTTCTGGCCGAATACCGTTCGCAACTGGGCGCGGCCGGGTGA